A single Crateriforma conspicua DNA region contains:
- a CDS encoding sulfatase: MRWLLFAVTFVGFNFGTLDASEKPNILFIAIDDLNDWLGCYEGHPQAQTPHIDALAARGVTFTNAHCQAPICNPSRVSMFLGKRPSTTGMYFLGPNFRSVSPTRDETTLFQTFRKHGFYVTTRGKIFHGKADPASFDHIERTQGWRRGDQKLNYTVPGSHPLWDWGQVDVPDEQQRDHQTAAWAAQQLGELAKRDQPFFLAVGFHLPHVPVYASKKWFDLYPIDEVQLPATTNSDIDDLPEIAKQLTLNPTAPRHRWMVENDQWKIAVQSYLAANSFVDSLVGMLVDSLDASGAADNTIVVLWSDHGFHLGEKLRWAKRSLWEETTRVPLIVTGPDTCRDRRCGRPVGLIDVYPTLLEMCGLPMVDGLDGISLRPLLLNPDATWERPAICTFGPNNHSIRGEHLRYTVYADGSRELYDHRVDPHEWQNLIADGQVPEAYQAAVETLSRWIPKTNAKPLPGSTGSDSPLYSE; encoded by the coding sequence ATGCGCTGGCTTTTGTTTGCGGTCACCTTCGTCGGATTCAATTTCGGCACGCTAGACGCTTCGGAAAAACCCAACATCTTGTTCATCGCGATCGATGATCTGAATGACTGGCTGGGCTGTTACGAAGGACATCCGCAGGCCCAAACGCCGCACATCGACGCATTAGCCGCACGCGGCGTGACCTTTACCAACGCCCATTGCCAGGCACCGATTTGTAATCCTTCCCGCGTCAGCATGTTTTTAGGAAAGCGGCCTTCGACCACCGGGATGTACTTCCTGGGGCCAAACTTTCGTTCGGTTTCACCGACACGAGATGAAACGACCCTGTTCCAGACGTTTCGAAAGCATGGGTTTTACGTCACCACGCGGGGCAAGATCTTTCATGGGAAAGCAGACCCCGCGTCGTTCGACCACATCGAACGGACGCAAGGATGGCGGCGCGGTGATCAGAAGTTGAACTACACCGTGCCGGGTTCCCACCCGCTGTGGGACTGGGGCCAAGTCGATGTCCCCGATGAACAACAGCGGGATCACCAGACCGCCGCTTGGGCCGCCCAGCAATTGGGTGAACTGGCCAAACGCGATCAACCGTTCTTCTTAGCCGTCGGATTCCACCTTCCTCACGTCCCGGTTTACGCATCCAAAAAATGGTTCGATCTGTACCCGATTGATGAAGTTCAATTGCCGGCGACCACGAACAGCGACATTGATGACCTGCCCGAAATCGCAAAGCAGTTGACGTTGAACCCGACCGCGCCGCGACATCGTTGGATGGTCGAAAATGATCAGTGGAAAATCGCGGTCCAGTCGTATCTGGCGGCGAACAGTTTCGTCGATTCGCTGGTGGGCATGCTGGTCGATTCGCTTGATGCCAGTGGCGCCGCCGACAATACCATCGTGGTGCTTTGGAGCGACCATGGGTTCCACCTGGGCGAAAAACTTCGCTGGGCCAAGCGAAGTCTGTGGGAAGAAACGACACGAGTCCCGCTAATCGTGACCGGACCAGACACCTGCCGTGACCGCCGCTGCGGCCGACCGGTCGGGCTGATCGATGTTTATCCGACGTTGCTGGAAATGTGCGGCCTGCCGATGGTCGATGGCCTGGATGGCATCAGCCTGCGGCCGTTGCTGCTGAACCCCGATGCCACCTGGGAACGACCTGCCATCTGCACGTTCGGCCCGAACAACCATTCGATTCGCGGCGAACATCTTCGATACACCGTTTACGCCGACGGCAGCCGCGAACTGTACGATCACCGCGTGGATCCCCATGAATGGCAAAACCTGATCGCCGACGGCCAGGTTCCCGAGGCTTATCAAGCCGCCGTCGAAACCCTTTCGCGATGGATCCCGAAAACCAATGCCAAACCGCTGCCCGGCAGCACCGGTTCGGATTCACCGCTGTACTCCGAATGA
- a CDS encoding LamG domain-containing protein produces the protein MSQRLTSLFPEICIATFPTLALLCGLTALIGIGLSFDTQVSAADDLNASAESDGKRTLLFEDDFERNESQEQTDELGNGWGTNSDKRAGGNKQVDLGDGAMFIFRHKTADHGVSVTHPAEFKDCQIQLRFRLDNKADDFGIDIADMGFPDVHAGHICKVNFRPQEIEILDFKNGRMKKSYRDAAKAGTATAEQKAAVKQYERKWQHPITLGQWHDAVITIRGDIFSVQLDGTKIATFTSDGFDHPTKDMIRFSARREARVDDVKVYSLAP, from the coding sequence ATGTCCCAGCGACTGACGAGTTTGTTTCCCGAAATCTGCATCGCAACGTTTCCGACGTTGGCACTTCTGTGCGGATTGACGGCTTTGATCGGAATCGGTCTTTCCTTCGACACCCAAGTTTCCGCAGCAGACGATTTGAATGCGTCGGCCGAATCCGACGGCAAACGCACGCTGTTGTTTGAAGACGATTTTGAAAGAAATGAGTCGCAGGAACAAACCGACGAACTGGGCAACGGTTGGGGAACCAACAGCGACAAACGAGCGGGCGGAAACAAGCAGGTCGACCTGGGCGATGGGGCCATGTTCATTTTCCGACACAAGACCGCCGACCATGGCGTGTCAGTAACGCACCCGGCCGAATTCAAAGACTGTCAGATTCAATTGCGATTCCGCCTGGATAACAAAGCCGACGATTTCGGAATCGATATCGCCGACATGGGTTTTCCCGATGTGCATGCCGGCCACATTTGCAAAGTCAACTTTCGTCCACAAGAAATCGAGATCCTGGACTTCAAAAACGGTCGCATGAAGAAGTCGTATCGCGATGCCGCCAAGGCGGGAACCGCAACCGCCGAACAAAAGGCGGCTGTGAAACAGTACGAACGCAAGTGGCAACATCCCATCACCTTGGGACAGTGGCATGATGCCGTTATCACGATACGTGGCGACATATTTTCCGTTCAGTTGGACGGAACGAAAATTGCAACGTTCACTTCGGACGGCTTTGATCACCCAACCAAAGACATGATTCGCTTTTCGGCGCGTCGCGAAGCACGTGTTGATGACGTCAAGGTTTACTCGCTCGCGCCGTAG
- a CDS encoding alkaline phosphatase D family protein, producing the protein MKPLIPFSLLVLMTLAGNTVQAQQNSNRRNRVDLSIPQVAEKDAICFALYTVSDQTLKLTAQLYPLSDDQPKTVRLEVQKDGQWVEVDRAEVIQPGWTATMRVDDWDDTQDANYRVLYGTKAKYEGKIRKNPVDEDEIVIAAFTGNSIQPAHGGDISRQDLIDNVNRIDADLLFFSGDQVYDHNRHLAAWLKFGRDFGQIIKDRPTVTLPDDHDVGQPNLWGESGKISTLSGASDGGYAKPAVYVKEVERAQTSHLPDPVDPKPIGQGIGVYFTNLNWGNVDFAILEDRKFKTGPAGRVPKQGPRPDHIRNPDYDPASVDVDGAVLLGQRQLNFLDRWSKDWRNADMKVALSQTIFCGGAHIHGSASGRLHADMDSNGWPQTGRNRALAALRKAFAFHLAGDQHLATIFHHGIDEHRDAVWSFCVPSIANLYLRWWDPLTPGANREPGAPDYTGDQEDGFANKVTNYAAANPDKKPAGNLLNTRAAGFGVVRLNTKTRMITMECWPRNVDITSSDAQQYPGWPRTISQFDNYNPPSWEPRRTLLFDVADPVVQLSDADTYEVLYTVRAVGKSFTPHAPKGKRFIVKAGRDVLDTLATPNLETEGDPIRVSLEK; encoded by the coding sequence ATGAAGCCGCTGATTCCGTTTTCGTTGCTTGTTCTTATGACGCTTGCCGGAAATACGGTCCAGGCACAGCAGAATTCGAATCGGCGAAATCGCGTCGATTTGAGTATTCCGCAAGTCGCTGAAAAGGATGCGATCTGTTTTGCCTTGTACACGGTCAGCGACCAGACGCTGAAGCTGACCGCCCAACTTTATCCCCTATCGGACGACCAACCAAAGACCGTTCGTTTGGAGGTCCAGAAGGACGGGCAATGGGTGGAAGTGGATCGTGCCGAAGTGATCCAGCCCGGATGGACCGCCACGATGCGCGTCGATGATTGGGACGACACCCAAGATGCAAACTATCGGGTGCTGTACGGAACCAAGGCCAAGTACGAAGGCAAGATTCGAAAGAATCCCGTCGACGAAGACGAAATTGTGATCGCCGCCTTTACCGGCAACTCCATTCAACCGGCGCACGGCGGCGACATTTCACGTCAAGATTTGATCGACAATGTCAATCGAATCGACGCGGATCTGTTGTTCTTTTCCGGCGACCAAGTCTATGACCACAATCGGCACTTGGCCGCTTGGCTGAAATTCGGACGAGATTTCGGCCAGATCATCAAAGACCGACCGACCGTGACGTTGCCCGATGACCATGACGTGGGCCAGCCGAACCTGTGGGGCGAAAGCGGAAAGATCTCCACGCTCAGCGGTGCATCCGATGGCGGCTATGCGAAGCCGGCGGTCTATGTCAAAGAAGTCGAACGGGCGCAGACCAGCCATCTTCCGGATCCGGTTGATCCGAAACCGATCGGTCAAGGCATCGGTGTCTATTTCACCAATTTGAACTGGGGCAATGTCGACTTTGCGATCCTGGAAGATCGGAAGTTCAAAACGGGACCTGCCGGACGCGTGCCGAAGCAAGGTCCGCGCCCCGACCACATTCGAAACCCTGATTACGATCCGGCCAGCGTCGATGTTGACGGGGCGGTCCTGTTGGGCCAGCGGCAACTGAACTTCCTTGACCGTTGGTCAAAAGATTGGCGAAACGCCGACATGAAGGTCGCATTGTCTCAGACCATCTTTTGTGGCGGCGCCCACATTCACGGATCGGCCAGCGGTCGTTTGCATGCGGACATGGATTCCAATGGCTGGCCGCAAACGGGACGCAATCGTGCATTGGCCGCCTTGCGCAAAGCGTTTGCGTTTCATCTGGCGGGCGACCAACACTTGGCGACGATCTTTCATCATGGAATCGACGAACACCGCGACGCGGTCTGGTCGTTCTGTGTCCCGTCGATCGCCAATCTTTATCTTCGCTGGTGGGATCCGTTGACGCCCGGAGCCAACCGCGAACCCGGAGCGCCGGATTACACCGGAGACCAAGAAGACGGCTTCGCCAACAAGGTGACCAACTATGCGGCGGCCAACCCGGACAAGAAACCTGCCGGAAACTTGCTAAACACACGTGCGGCAGGGTTCGGCGTGGTGCGGCTGAATACCAAGACTCGAATGATCACCATGGAATGCTGGCCGCGCAACGTCGACATCACGTCTTCCGACGCCCAGCAGTATCCGGGGTGGCCACGAACCATTTCCCAGTTCGATAATTACAATCCTCCATCGTGGGAACCCCGCCGTACGCTGCTGTTTGACGTTGCCGATCCAGTCGTGCAGTTATCCGACGCCGATACCTACGAGGTGCTGTACACCGTCCGTGCCGTTGGCAAATCATTCACGCCGCATGCCCCCAAAGGCAAACGTTTCATCGTGAAGGCGGGCCGAGATGTGCTGGATACGCTGGCGACGCCGAACCTTGAAACCGAAGGCGATCCCATTCGGGTTTCCCTGGAGAAGTGA
- a CDS encoding sulfatase family protein, translating to MRSTLIVLAIAAMLQSASAQRQPNIIFIMSDDHAAHAIGAYGGRLSELNPTPNLDRLAAGGIRFENVFCNNSICTPSRASIITGQYPQTNGVLDLDIPLDPEKQYLPKEMRRLGYSTAVIGKWHLHTEPVAFDYYKVLPGQGKYFDPDFHEKGKGPWPNNRVSSKGHSSDVITDLAIEYIDGLDKSKPFFLMHHYKGPHDMFEHAPRYEDYLAKTEIPEPSSLYYQPNWGSIGTRGKDGALESYIGTSISDRHQYRNYNDMLLESKFAGPESAHRGYQKYLKAYLRCVKGVDDNLGRLFDHLKSHGLWENTVIIYTGDQGMMLGEHDLQDKRWMYDESMRMPLIIHCPQMIRGGTVSDLLINNTDFAPTMIELAGGQSPGYMQGRSFVNTLRGREESGWRTGTYYRYWMHIIHHYVPAHFGIRSKDHKLIFYYGKHYLPESDFGKYYWATQYHGIADATPVAWEFYDLKNDPHELDNRYNDPAYQEVIQELKNELRKQRAELNETDTAYPEIQAIVDRHWDD from the coding sequence ATGAGATCCACATTGATCGTCTTGGCGATCGCCGCAATGTTGCAATCTGCGTCGGCCCAGCGTCAGCCGAACATCATCTTCATCATGTCCGATGATCATGCGGCGCATGCGATTGGTGCTTATGGCGGACGGTTATCGGAACTGAATCCGACGCCGAATCTGGACCGTTTGGCCGCCGGTGGTATCCGGTTCGAAAACGTGTTTTGCAACAACTCGATTTGCACGCCCAGTCGCGCGTCGATCATCACCGGACAATATCCGCAAACCAATGGCGTTTTGGATCTGGATATCCCTTTGGATCCAGAAAAACAGTACTTGCCAAAAGAAATGCGACGTCTCGGCTACAGCACCGCCGTGATCGGGAAATGGCATTTGCATACCGAACCGGTCGCCTTTGACTACTACAAAGTGCTGCCCGGACAGGGGAAGTATTTCGACCCCGATTTTCATGAGAAAGGGAAGGGGCCATGGCCCAACAATCGGGTCAGCAGCAAGGGGCATTCCTCCGACGTGATCACGGACCTGGCGATCGAGTACATCGACGGTCTGGACAAGTCCAAGCCGTTCTTTCTGATGCATCACTACAAGGGGCCACACGACATGTTCGAACACGCGCCTCGCTACGAAGACTATCTGGCCAAGACGGAGATCCCCGAACCGTCCAGCTTGTATTATCAACCGAATTGGGGTTCGATCGGAACGCGAGGGAAGGATGGCGCGTTGGAAAGCTATATCGGGACGTCGATTTCCGATCGCCACCAGTATCGCAACTACAACGATATGTTGTTGGAATCCAAGTTCGCGGGGCCCGAATCAGCACACCGTGGCTATCAAAAATATCTGAAAGCGTATCTGCGATGTGTCAAAGGCGTCGACGACAATCTGGGACGATTGTTCGATCACTTGAAATCCCACGGCCTATGGGAAAACACCGTCATTATCTACACGGGCGACCAAGGAATGATGCTGGGTGAGCACGATCTGCAAGACAAACGGTGGATGTACGATGAATCGATGCGGATGCCTCTGATCATTCACTGCCCCCAGATGATCCGCGGCGGCACCGTGTCGGATCTGTTGATCAACAATACCGATTTTGCACCGACGATGATCGAATTGGCGGGCGGTCAATCACCGGGCTACATGCAAGGCCGAAGCTTTGTCAACACGCTGCGGGGCCGTGAAGAGTCGGGATGGCGGACCGGGACCTACTATCGATATTGGATGCACATCATCCACCACTATGTCCCCGCCCACTTTGGGATCCGTTCCAAAGATCACAAGCTGATCTTCTACTACGGAAAACACTATCTGCCTGAATCTGATTTCGGAAAGTACTACTGGGCCACTCAGTACCACGGAATCGCGGATGCAACGCCCGTGGCTTGGGAATTCTACGACCTGAAAAACGATCCCCATGAACTGGACAACCGGTACAACGATCCGGCATACCAAGAGGTCATCCAGGAACTGAAAAACGAACTAAGGAAACAACGTGCGGAATTGAACGAAACGGATACGGCGTACCCTGAGATTCAAGCGATCGTCGATCGCCACTGGGATGATTGA
- a CDS encoding family 16 glycosylhydrolase — protein sequence MSFQSDESQAQTSRNNLPFTAQPTEKWKIRWDRSDDFNGDSVDWRKWNASPENFGAWVWDNQNNTSVADGTVRLTMRKLDEPITVGRRAPTPYTSGMLKSHVKGTYGYYEARIKGAPLFPGVCPAFWLYSRIDDTILAEGETRYSEIDIVELTQRGDRLEGNEKVADFNLHAILSNGKPGIAGRSWQRPNDARFKADQANELKLPFDPRDDFHIYGCDVTPETITWFVDGQQVGQKPNRYWHREMNVAISLGLRPPYSIYTPKGFVPSDVDAADAFPTSMEVDYVRIWQRIP from the coding sequence ATGTCCTTCCAGAGCGACGAATCGCAAGCCCAGACCAGCAGGAACAACTTGCCCTTCACCGCACAGCCCACCGAGAAGTGGAAAATTCGGTGGGACCGATCCGATGACTTCAATGGCGACAGCGTTGATTGGCGAAAGTGGAATGCGTCGCCCGAAAACTTCGGCGCCTGGGTCTGGGACAACCAGAACAACACCAGTGTTGCGGACGGCACCGTGCGTCTGACGATGCGCAAGCTTGACGAACCGATCACCGTCGGCCGACGAGCACCGACGCCATACACATCCGGCATGCTGAAGTCACACGTCAAGGGAACCTACGGCTACTACGAGGCTCGCATCAAAGGCGCCCCGTTGTTTCCCGGCGTATGCCCGGCGTTTTGGCTGTACAGCAGGATTGATGACACGATCTTGGCCGAAGGAGAAACACGGTACAGTGAAATCGACATCGTCGAACTGACCCAGCGTGGTGACCGTTTGGAAGGTAACGAGAAGGTCGCCGACTTCAATTTGCACGCGATTCTGTCCAACGGCAAACCGGGAATCGCGGGACGCAGTTGGCAACGCCCGAACGACGCCCGGTTCAAAGCCGATCAGGCGAACGAATTGAAACTGCCGTTTGACCCTCGTGATGACTTCCACATCTATGGGTGTGATGTAACACCGGAAACGATCACTTGGTTTGTCGACGGACAACAGGTCGGCCAAAAACCCAATCGCTATTGGCACCGTGAAATGAACGTGGCAATTTCGTTGGGGCTGCGGCCACCCTATTCCATCTACACGCCCAAGGGTTTCGTCCCATCCGACGTCGATGCCGCTGATGCCTTTCCGACCAGCATGGAGGTCGACTATGTGCGGATTTGGCAACGCATTCCCTGA
- a CDS encoding sulfatase family protein, with translation MKPRISFLLGVLLLAATTPIANGANQSRPNILWITIEDWSPDLSCYGTKGIHTPFVDQLASEGIRYERAFTTSPVCSTSRSAMMTGFHQNYIGAHQHRTEDKKPLPYGIRPIPHLLADAGYYTCLMSWKTDCNFLPDQKSDLFMGVDWKDRDPDQPFFARITFGGTHRAWNRDPERPIDIKDVELPPYYADTPLIRRDWANGLEQMQLVDREVGALLKRLQDEGLADNTIVFFIGDHGRCHIRGKQFLYDEGTRIPMIMRWPGKVQPGQVNDDLVMSIDICATVLEGAGVTPPVPLHGKSLFSDDVKNRRYTFAARDKMDDTHDSMRSIRSKDFKLILNLMPERAYCQFSFYKEGAYPPLAEMNVLNLEGKLTPEQAAFMSPRKPPVELFDLRKDPHEIHNVADDPEYADVKAELLAELTRWRNDVIHDTGVSDAFRAEGVFPDQCPSDTVGQWVQDHADEYDFKTYGVPGWYPTRTLEQWRQVREMWKPWVFREPESTMKRPEIPFTKKPKDRKK, from the coding sequence ATGAAACCTCGAATCTCATTCCTGCTCGGCGTCTTGTTGCTGGCCGCCACAACGCCGATCGCAAACGGGGCCAACCAATCGCGTCCCAACATCTTGTGGATCACGATCGAAGATTGGAGCCCCGATCTGTCCTGCTATGGCACCAAGGGGATACACACACCCTTTGTCGACCAACTGGCATCCGAGGGGATTCGATACGAACGAGCCTTCACGACGTCACCGGTTTGTTCAACGTCACGGTCAGCCATGATGACCGGTTTCCATCAAAACTACATCGGTGCGCATCAACACCGCACCGAAGACAAGAAGCCGTTGCCCTACGGCATTCGGCCGATCCCACATTTGTTGGCCGACGCGGGATACTACACGTGTTTGATGAGTTGGAAGACGGATTGCAATTTTCTGCCGGATCAAAAGTCTGATCTTTTCATGGGCGTCGATTGGAAGGATCGCGATCCGGATCAACCATTTTTCGCACGGATTACTTTCGGTGGAACCCATCGTGCTTGGAATCGTGACCCGGAGCGACCGATCGATATTAAAGATGTCGAATTGCCGCCGTATTACGCCGACACGCCGCTGATTCGCCGTGACTGGGCCAATGGTTTGGAACAGATGCAGTTGGTCGATCGCGAAGTCGGGGCGTTGCTTAAGCGACTGCAGGACGAAGGCTTGGCAGACAACACGATCGTATTCTTCATTGGTGACCACGGTCGGTGTCACATCCGCGGCAAACAGTTCCTGTACGACGAAGGGACTCGCATTCCCATGATCATGCGTTGGCCGGGAAAAGTGCAGCCGGGGCAGGTCAATGATGATTTGGTGATGTCGATCGACATCTGTGCGACGGTTTTGGAAGGTGCCGGTGTTACCCCGCCGGTGCCGCTGCATGGCAAGAGTCTGTTCAGCGACGACGTCAAGAATCGACGCTACACGTTCGCGGCACGGGACAAGATGGACGACACGCATGATTCGATGCGATCGATTCGGTCCAAAGATTTCAAGCTGATTTTGAACTTGATGCCCGAGCGAGCTTACTGCCAATTCAGCTTCTACAAAGAGGGGGCTTATCCGCCGTTGGCCGAAATGAACGTGCTGAATTTGGAAGGAAAGCTGACCCCAGAGCAAGCCGCGTTCATGTCGCCCCGCAAGCCGCCGGTCGAGCTGTTCGATCTGCGCAAGGATCCGCACGAGATTCACAACGTCGCCGATGATCCGGAATACGCGGATGTGAAGGCCGAGTTGTTGGCGGAACTGACGCGTTGGCGAAACGATGTGATCCACGACACCGGCGTCTCCGACGCATTTCGTGCCGAAGGCGTCTTTCCTGATCAATGCCCCTCGGACACCGTCGGCCAGTGGGTCCAAGATCACGCCGACGAATACGATTTCAAAACGTACGGCGTTCCGGGCTGGTACCCCACTCGAACCCTGGAACAATGGCGACAGGTTCGTGAGATGTGGAAACCCTGGGTCTTTCGTGAACCCGAAAGCACGATGAAGCGGCCCGAAATTCCGTTCACCAAAAAGCCCAAGGACCGCAAGAAATAG
- a CDS encoding glycosyl hydrolase: MIGTVCLRHLLISVLMAILVRNAVAIEPVNPNLNDKARAVLNYLESIYGDRVLVGMNGDRETEKAIQISGKRPAIVNYDLCGWNSPTWGKSYTKVMDAKIEPILQRAKQGTIITMTFHWKNPANKDGTAWVKPPKGTGPFDMKAGTTPGTPEYKAVMEDLRRHGDYLQVFEDAGVPILFRPLHEIDGGWFWWTDAETPENTAELYRMIFNYYVKERKLDNLIWVYNAGVKCAGADPADPVEAIEHRKRYYPGDQYVDISGIDIYPSEHYGWKLPQESSYAKAFEIMRKVTPGKMLAFSEGAGIPDPDAMSETGPKWLYCLPWWADHRLNPKDWVDKTFNHPLMVTLDELPDWDAR, from the coding sequence ATGATTGGAACTGTTTGCCTGCGTCACCTGTTGATTTCCGTTTTGATGGCCATTTTGGTGCGGAACGCGGTTGCGATCGAACCGGTCAATCCAAACCTGAATGACAAGGCCCGTGCGGTATTGAATTACCTGGAATCGATCTACGGTGATCGTGTGCTGGTTGGGATGAATGGTGATCGGGAAACGGAAAAAGCAATCCAAATCAGCGGCAAGCGTCCCGCGATAGTGAACTATGACCTTTGTGGATGGAACAGTCCGACGTGGGGCAAGAGCTATACCAAGGTTATGGACGCCAAGATCGAACCGATCCTGCAGCGAGCCAAACAGGGCACCATCATTACGATGACGTTCCACTGGAAGAATCCAGCGAACAAGGATGGCACCGCTTGGGTGAAACCGCCCAAGGGCACCGGACCGTTTGACATGAAAGCTGGGACGACACCAGGCACACCGGAATACAAAGCAGTCATGGAAGATCTGCGGCGTCATGGCGATTATCTGCAGGTCTTCGAAGACGCCGGGGTGCCCATCCTGTTCCGTCCGCTTCACGAAATTGACGGAGGATGGTTCTGGTGGACCGATGCGGAGACGCCAGAAAATACGGCGGAACTTTATCGGATGATCTTCAACTACTACGTCAAAGAACGAAAGCTGGACAATCTGATTTGGGTCTACAACGCGGGCGTCAAATGCGCCGGGGCGGATCCGGCCGACCCCGTCGAAGCGATCGAGCATCGTAAGCGGTATTATCCCGGCGACCAGTACGTCGACATTTCGGGAATCGATATCTATCCCAGCGAACACTACGGATGGAAGCTGCCGCAGGAGTCATCCTATGCGAAGGCTTTTGAGATCATGAGAAAGGTGACGCCCGGCAAAATGCTGGCCTTCAGCGAGGGCGCGGGTATTCCCGACCCAGACGCGATGTCCGAGACGGGACCGAAGTGGTTGTACTGCCTGCCATGGTGGGCCGATCATCGATTGAATCCCAAAGACTGGGTCGACAAGACATTCAATCATCCGTTGATGGTCACCTTGGACGAATTGCCGGACTGGGATGCCCGGTAG
- a CDS encoding endo-1,4-beta-xylanase → MTMLCTANEPAWDLAEAEKRIRQHRMSDAVVEITLPDGIQAPAGVTVTIDQTGHEFHFGGFLGPVRVYHDRPELQTFLKQFSQVFNYATLPFYWSQHERQPGTWMLNEHTEKAMRFAREQGMTTKGHPMMWHNTLPAFIEQEPRVDQIDRYVMDHVRMLASEYSLVDQWDLYNETPGIRLKPAENGARRWVESLGGPGPCTQKIVSAVRQVQPGGYFLLNHFRHDDPQYHDQIRYCLDHGVDFSAIGIQTHMHKKSDVITPEQLWDMLQRFAQYKKPIHLTEVSIVSCEPLSDWRQVQQQEAAVERARRNHGPDPAIPSTPDGERRQAESLREFYTIAFSHPNVEAIVWWSLSDEKAWRGMPSGLLDTQLNPKPAYETLDQLVNHQWRTSESCDVDEQGRVSFRGFRGDYRVTLAKDGVKLEGTFRLTEENADAISVSLH, encoded by the coding sequence ATGACGATGCTATGCACCGCAAACGAACCCGCGTGGGATTTGGCGGAGGCGGAAAAGAGAATTCGGCAACACCGGATGAGCGATGCCGTTGTCGAGATCACCCTGCCCGACGGCATTCAGGCCCCGGCAGGAGTGACGGTGACGATCGATCAAACCGGGCACGAATTCCATTTTGGCGGGTTCTTGGGTCCCGTCAGGGTCTATCACGACCGGCCTGAACTGCAGACCTTTCTGAAGCAGTTCTCCCAGGTGTTCAACTATGCCACGTTGCCGTTTTACTGGAGTCAACACGAACGACAGCCTGGTACGTGGATGCTGAATGAGCATACCGAGAAAGCGATGCGTTTTGCTCGGGAACAAGGCATGACGACCAAGGGGCACCCGATGATGTGGCACAACACCTTGCCGGCCTTTATCGAACAAGAGCCCCGTGTGGATCAGATCGATCGCTATGTCATGGATCACGTTCGCATGTTGGCGAGTGAATATTCGCTGGTCGATCAGTGGGACTTATACAATGAGACTCCAGGGATCCGATTAAAGCCAGCGGAGAACGGTGCGAGGCGTTGGGTGGAATCCTTGGGCGGACCGGGCCCGTGTACGCAGAAGATCGTCAGTGCGGTGCGTCAAGTTCAGCCCGGCGGGTACTTTCTGTTGAATCACTTTCGTCACGACGATCCACAGTACCACGACCAGATTCGGTATTGCCTAGACCATGGCGTGGACTTCAGTGCCATCGGGATTCAAACCCATATGCATAAAAAGTCCGATGTGATCACACCGGAACAACTGTGGGACATGCTGCAGCGATTTGCGCAGTACAAAAAGCCGATTCATTTGACGGAGGTTTCGATCGTCAGCTGTGAACCGCTCAGCGATTGGCGGCAGGTACAACAACAGGAGGCTGCTGTCGAAAGAGCTCGACGCAATCATGGACCCGATCCGGCGATTCCCAGTACCCCCGACGGCGAAAGACGTCAGGCGGAGAGCCTGCGGGAGTTTTACACAATAGCTTTCAGCCATCCGAATGTGGAAGCAATCGTTTGGTGGAGCCTCTCGGACGAAAAGGCTTGGCGTGGGATGCCCAGCGGGCTATTGGACACTCAGCTGAATCCCAAACCCGCCTACGAAACCTTGGATCAATTGGTCAACCACCAGTGGCGGACATCGGAAAGTTGCGACGTCGATGAACAGGGCCGCGTCAGCTTCCGTGGCTTTCGCGGTGATTACCGTGTCACCCTGGCCAAAGATGGCGTCAAGCTGGAAGGAACCTTTCGTTTGACCGAAGAAAATGCGGACGCCATTTCCGTGTCATTGCATTGA